AGAAAGAGATAGGGCTGATATGTACAGATTAATACCGAACGGCGGTTTCCAATTGCCAATTACAGCTATTTGGGGCCCATTGTTTAGTATAAAATTGAGCAATAGGACTGAATAAATAAAATTAAACCCAAGTGTTAAAAATGTAATCCATTTTGTCAATTTTTTACTAAGCATACCAAATAACGGCTGCAGGAAGGCTAAGGCCAATGGAAGGGCTATTAGCAATAATGCATAGTTTACATTCATTTTTTATCACCCATTTTTGTTATGTCTAATGTTCCGTAATGTTCATACAATTTAATTGCTATTGTTAACGCTAATGCAGTTGTGCCGAGTCCTATCACAATAGCCGTAAGAACAAGTGCCTGAGGCAAAGGATCTACGAAGTTGAGTGTATGTATATTTATGTGAGGATCCCATCTTGTAAGTATGGGAGCTTTCCCGTTTTTTATATAACCTACTATAATTAAAAACAAATTAACTGCAGTTTCCATTATACTTAACGAGACAAGTATTTTAATAACATTTTTTCTTGTAAGGACTCCAAATAAGCCTATAAGAAACAAAATGCAAGCTATTGAGTAAAGGAATAATGAATTAATCATTTTTACCACCCTCTTTTAATTTCGCAATACCCGAAGCCAGTTCAGCACCCACTTTAAGGCCTACTACAATATATATCAAGGCTACCATACCTGCGCTGTAAAGATAACCTACAGTTCCGGTGGGCATGAAATTAGCGAGGAACGATTTTTTTACAAAAAGTCCTGCAAGAGCAATTCCAACAAATGCTAATCCAGCCAAACTCTCTATACTTTTAGATAACATACTGTTGAACTTAAATGATTCAAGGCCTATGATTAACAATAATATTCCGGAAGCTATAATGGCACCACCAGGGAACCCTCCTCCGGGAGTTAAATGTCCGTGAACAAATATATAGACACCGAACAGAATAATCAAAGGCGATAAGAACGTTGTCCCTGTTTTTAAAATTAATGATGGCTCTCTAATTTTTTTATTGTTGATACCCCTCATCAAAAGAGTTAGTCCTATTATAGATATAAATAAGACAGTAACTTCTCCAAGTGTATCAAAACCTCTGTAATTTACAACAATTGAAGTCACCTCATTAGCAGAGCCCTCTTCAAGATTTTTCGATTTGCCAAATTCAATTGTTTTTGAAGGCACTTCATCTCTTTCATTAAAATAACTCTTGCCGTGCGATTCTAAATATTGGCTGGCCTCATTAACATTTTTCAGAACATAATGCAATGAAACTCTGTCCTCCAAATGTACATTCTCAACAGGCATTGTTTTTCCTTCATGTGCAGGCTGATTTAATGCCTGGAAAAAGAAAATTCCAAAAATTACAACCAAGGTAAGAGCGATAAATGAACCTGTAACAAAGTTTGTATTTTTCATTTCTCCTCCTGCCTTTCTGTATGCCTAAGAGCAAATAAATAGATAGCTATTGACAGCCCCGAGCCTATTGCTGCTTCTGTAATAGCAACATCAGGAGCTGCAAGTAATAGAAAAATGATACTTGCAAAAAGGCCGATTAGGCCTAAGCTGATAATTGCAGTAATTAGCTTTCTGGCATAAATAGCCATAAAAGCGGCAAATATCATTGTTATCCCAAGAACTGAAATTATTATTACATACATTAGTTTCACCTGTGTTTGAATAGATTAATTCTTTATTCTTTTCCCTCATCTTCAGCAAGTCTATCTACAGTCGTTTTTTCAGTCAGAGGAATCCCTATAAAATGAGAGGCCCTTGCAAGTGCATGAGAGGATATGGGATTTGTAAATACAATAAACAGTATAAGGACAATTGTTTTATCAATATTAATGAACTCAGACTGGCTTATTGCAAGACCTGAAAGGAATAGAATTGATCCCAATGTTGTGGCTTTTGTTCCCGTCTGCATCCTGTTGTAAAGGTCAGGCATTCGTACAAGGCCGAGAGATCCAAGGAAAAGGAACAGAGATCCGATTAATGTTATGATTGCCCCTGTGACAGCCATTTACAGCCCCCTTTCCAGATATCTTGCTATTGCAACAACACCGATAAAACTTAAAAGAGCATACACCATTGCAACATCGTAATAAATTATACGGCGTGTTAGTACTGCAATAAAAACAATTAATGATATTGAAACTATTGTCATAGTGTCAAGGGCAACTGTTCTGTCTGCGGCCGTAGGGCCTTTAATTAGCCGCACGAGGGATAGAATAATGGCTGCAAGTGCAATGCAGGCCGAAATATTCAGAAGCAAATTAGCCAAAAATCACCTCCAGATATTTTTCAAATTTTTGTACGATTTGATGAGAAGCCTCTTCAATATCAGGAGAAGTCACATCAATCCAATGGATATAAAAATTCTCGCCATTTGTTTCTACTGTAAGTGTACCGGGAGTAAGAGTAATCGAGTTTGCGAGAATGAGTTTTCCTATGCGTGATTTAAGTTTTGTTTTCACCTTGACAATTCCTGGATTAATTGGTAACGAAGGTGCAATAACACGCCTTGCCACATCAAGATTTGCCCTTATTAACGCCTCAGCAAATACAAAAGGATAGATTAAAGCATATAGAATCGCTTTCGGATTAATTTGGATTTCTCCCCAAATATCCGTACTACTCCAAAACAGAGAGGAAACAAGACATGCAATGATAGCCCCTGTAATTATTTCCTGCGGATCGTTGATTCCTGTCAAGAGAACCCACAATCCAAAGAAAAAAACAAAACTTAAAAAGCATCGTTTTAATTGCTGCATTTGTTCTCCAAAAAGTAATTAAACATGTGTATTTATTTTTTTTGAGTTTCTATTAAAAGTCCTGACAAAATTTCAAGACTCATTTTTAAACTCTTTCTTGCATCCGGTTTTAAAGAATCCAGAATACGGGATTCGCATTCTTTAATTTCATCATCTATTTTCTTTTTTAATTTACAGCCGTATTTACTGAGAACAATTTCCATACTGCGCCTGTTGTTAGGGAGTACGGTTGTGTCAACTAACCCTTTTGTTAAAAGCTGATTTACAACGCGGCTGCCCCGGGCAGTGGAAAATTGCATTCGTTCGGAGAACTCAGATCCCGTCAGCTTTTCTTCGGGATTCAGCAGATGCATAGCCATAAACTCAACATATGAAAGATCAAATTCTTTCCGGATTCGATCCTCCGTGAAAATGCATACACGCTTCACATCCTGGACAAGATCAAATAAACTTTTACCCATATCAGCCTTTTTAAACAAATAGTGTCAACTGTTAACACTGTTAAACATTAATGCCGTTAATATAATGCTTTGTATGCTTTCTGTCAAGTTTTTTCTGCATTTTATTTATTTTTTTTGCAACTTGATAATTTTTTTAAGTGCTGTTAAATAACTATCCGCAATTTATTTAATTTAGTACAAAAATATTTATTCTTCTCCTTTTAAGAAAAATGTCCAGCCATGCTTTTCATAATAATTGTCGGCATTAATCAATAAAAATTCAGGCAGAAACAAATTTTTATGATATAATGACATGCAGTATTATAATTGGAATGCAAAGCTGAATCTGACATTAACATTCAGAAAGGGCAGAAACTGTATTAAAAAAATTAAATTTTTATAATTTCTGGCACGTTTATTGTAATTACTAAAAATAGATAATATTTATGTATAAGACTACAGAAAATTCGGAGTAAAAATATTCCGAACCGGAAAAATTTGCTTAATTCTGAATGTCTAATATTTAAATTTAAACAGGGGGCTGATAATATGCCATCAAAAATAAACAGATTAAGGGCACGAACCCAAAACCTTATTTTAGGATCAGTAACAGGAACTGTTGTAGGTGTAAATCTGAAATTTTTCTTTCAGAGGCTTGGTGCTACTGATTTGATATGGATTTTTTTCTTCATCTTAGGGCCTGCAATCGGATATTTCAGCGGCAAAGAACGGGAACGCATTGAATCTCTTAAAAACGAAAAAAGCACTCTCAAAGAAAATCTGGAAAAAATTCAGGAAACCCTTAAAAAATCAACACAAAAGTACAAGCTTCTCGTTGAACAGGCAAATGAAGCTATTTTTCTTACTTCTGCTCAGGGGAAGATACTCCTCTTTAATCAGGCTCTTGCCCTCTTAACCGGATATTCAAAAGAACAGCTCAAAAAAATGAATATATCTCATCTTAAAAGCAGGGAAGAGACGGATGTTTCAAATCAAAAAATGTGGCTTGATAATGGGTATTCGAGGTCAGAGGAGAAATGGCGGAAAAAAGACAAAACATACGTACTGATGGATATAAGCAGTAAATGGATAAAAGTTGCAAACCATCAGCTGATTCTCCATGTAGCAAGAAATATTCAAAACCGCTCTGAAGCACAGAAAAAAATTTACATACAAGAAATGGGAGATATGGCCAGACTGCATGTAACAGAAGAGGCAAAAAGGCAGAAAGCTATATTGAACAAGATATTAAATCCAATTAATAAGACTGTCCTGAAACTAAATGATTTCAAGGAAAAATACAGTTCCGATGCTCCTGTATTCGAACAAATAGGCTCTATGTGGGAAAATGCAGGAAATACTTTCAGCGGAATGGCAGGAAAGATAAAAAGAGATCTTTTTAAGGGTAGCGGTAAGTGGGAAATAAACAATATAATTATGGAAGAGCTGCACTATCTGAATTTCATTTTCGGTGATAAAGATATTGTTGTTAAAACATCTTTGGCACAGGGGCTGCCTATGGTGCAGTGTGTCGGAAGAGACCTTTCTGTAGTATTGGGATCAATCCTGAAAGCTGCAATAAAATCGTGTGCTGATTCGGATGGCAGTGCAGTAAATGTATCAACAAGATTGTTTGACGAGTCCATTACTGTAGAGGTAATGCTGTCAGGAACAGATGATTTTTATCAAAATTTAAATGAAATTTTTGACCCTCTTGAAATGGTAGGTCCTTCCGGTTCCGCAGAAGGCGGGGGCATGATAATCTGCCGCCATATCGGAGATGAGTTTGGTTTTCAGATAGATGCAGGCAAAAAAAATGATAAATCCTTTGCAGTAAGGATTCGCATGCCTGCTGCAAGGAAACTGCAGACCCTTTCTAATACACATGAACCTGCAATCGGAAACACGCGGCCTGCAGATGAAGACAGCTCTCTTATTATTTAATTTTATGCCCTGTTTTTACTCTTCAGAAAGGCCCAAACCTGCTATTGCGGTTCCGGTTTACCGGAAGAAGCAGTCTCCCTAATTCTTGCTCACTTCCGGGTTCCCGATAAAAAACTCAGAAATAACATAATTAATATCTATGCCGTTTTTTCAGATTCTTTATTTACCGGCCTGCTGAATTTATTTGTTCACTAAAAGTATGTGAGATTCTTGTTGATTATTTCAATCTCGACTGTTATTTTATCTTTTACTATGACCTTTAATGAAAATTTACAAAAATGTATACATGAACGAAATTCACTGGTCTGTGTAGGGCTTGATGTTGTTCCTGACAGGTTCCCTTCAAAAATCAGGAATGAAAAAGACCCTGTTTTTGCATTTAACAGAGCCATAATTGATGCAACATCCGATTTTGTTGCTGCTTACAAACCAAACCTTGCGTTTTATGAAGCTCTCGGTACTTACGGCCTTGAAGCCCTCCAGAAAACTGTGGAA
The nucleotide sequence above comes from bacterium. Encoded proteins:
- a CDS encoding PAS domain S-box protein, translating into MPSKINRLRARTQNLILGSVTGTVVGVNLKFFFQRLGATDLIWIFFFILGPAIGYFSGKERERIESLKNEKSTLKENLEKIQETLKKSTQKYKLLVEQANEAIFLTSAQGKILLFNQALALLTGYSKEQLKKMNISHLKSREETDVSNQKMWLDNGYSRSEEKWRKKDKTYVLMDISSKWIKVANHQLILHVARNIQNRSEAQKKIYIQEMGDMARLHVTEEAKRQKAILNKILNPINKTVLKLNDFKEKYSSDAPVFEQIGSMWENAGNTFSGMAGKIKRDLFKGSGKWEINNIIMEELHYLNFIFGDKDIVVKTSLAQGLPMVQCVGRDLSVVLGSILKAAIKSCADSDGSAVNVSTRLFDESITVEVMLSGTDDFYQNLNEIFDPLEMVGPSGSAEGGGMIICRHIGDEFGFQIDAGKKNDKSFAVRIRMPAARKLQTLSNTHEPAIGNTRPADEDSSLII
- a CDS encoding DUF4040 domain-containing protein; protein product: MYVIIISVLGITMIFAAFMAIYARKLITAIISLGLIGLFASIIFLLLAAPDVAITEAAIGSGLSIAIYLFALRHTERQEEK
- a CDS encoding MarR family transcriptional regulator — its product is MGKSLFDLVQDVKRVCIFTEDRIRKEFDLSYVEFMAMHLLNPEEKLTGSEFSERMQFSTARGSRVVNQLLTKGLVDTTVLPNNRRSMEIVLSKYGCKLKKKIDDEIKECESRILDSLKPDARKSLKMSLEILSGLLIETQKK
- a CDS encoding NADH-quinone oxidoreductase subunit K produces the protein MINSLFLYSIACILFLIGLFGVLTRKNVIKILVSLSIMETAVNLFLIIVGYIKNGKAPILTRWDPHINIHTLNFVDPLPQALVLTAIVIGLGTTALALTIAIKLYEHYGTLDITKMGDKK
- the pyrF gene encoding orotidine-5'-phosphate decarboxylase, with translation MIISISTVILSFTMTFNENLQKCIHERNSLVCVGLDVVPDRFPSKIRNEKDPVFAFNRAIIDATSDFVAAYKPNLAFYEALGTYGLEALQKTVEYIPDGILKIGDAKRGDIGSTAEKYAQALFSVGFDAVTVNPYLGLDSVSPFIKDAEKGVFILCLTSNPSSKDFQYITYREQELY
- a CDS encoding monovalent cation/H(+) antiporter subunit G, whose product is MAVTGAIITLIGSLFLFLGSLGLVRMPDLYNRMQTGTKATTLGSILFLSGLAISQSEFINIDKTIVLILFIVFTNPISSHALARASHFIGIPLTEKTTVDRLAEDEGKE
- a CDS encoding cation:proton antiporter (subunit F of antiporter complex involved in resistance to high concentrations of Na+, K+, Li+ and/or alkali) is translated as MANLLLNISACIALAAIILSLVRLIKGPTAADRTVALDTMTIVSISLIVFIAVLTRRIIYYDVAMVYALLSFIGVVAIARYLERGL
- a CDS encoding Na(+)/H(+) antiporter subunit B yields the protein MKNTNFVTGSFIALTLVVIFGIFFFQALNQPAHEGKTMPVENVHLEDRVSLHYVLKNVNEASQYLESHGKSYFNERDEVPSKTIEFGKSKNLEEGSANEVTSIVVNYRGFDTLGEVTVLFISIIGLTLLMRGINNKKIREPSLILKTGTTFLSPLIILFGVYIFVHGHLTPGGGFPGGAIIASGILLLIIGLESFKFNSMLSKSIESLAGLAFVGIALAGLFVKKSFLANFMPTGTVGYLYSAGMVALIYIVVGLKVGAELASGIAKLKEGGKND
- a CDS encoding Na+/H+ antiporter subunit E, producing MQQLKRCFLSFVFFFGLWVLLTGINDPQEIITGAIIACLVSSLFWSSTDIWGEIQINPKAILYALIYPFVFAEALIRANLDVARRVIAPSLPINPGIVKVKTKLKSRIGKLILANSITLTPGTLTVETNGENFYIHWIDVTSPDIEEASHQIVQKFEKYLEVIFG